Sequence from the Cucumis sativus cultivar 9930 chromosome 1, Cucumber_9930_V3, whole genome shotgun sequence genome:
ttCCCGGAGGGGAAAGAGAATGGTTGAGGCAAGTGGGGGTAAGAATCCAAGCTGCTATCCATTCTTCCAACCAATACTCATCCTTTTATTCTCTTCTTTCGTTTCCCCGCGCAAAAACAAGATAATCTCGCTTTCTTAACCGTTCCACCATATTCTCCTCTTTCTTACTATGTCCCCAACACAATTTGACAACAGAGACCATATCTTTATTATTGGAGAACTTCTTTTTGTGAATATGAATTGGAGGTCTCTACTCTCTAGCATTTGATTGAAGGGGCCGCGAAGGGAGTTCAGGATGAGAATGGGGGTGATTGGGGTTTGGCCGGATGTTTCCCGCCACCCGGTGGATGAGATGTACATTGGCAACCCCTATCAGCTCAATCTAATTTGGGCTTCTTTTTATGCCCAGGAGCTATCCCCTTCCCTTCTTATTGATTGGTTCGTATCTCTTTCTTATAACATACCATCAATTTCATTCGATATGGTTgctttgtttatttgaaaaggCTTTAATTCGGTAGGTATCATGCTCTTTGAATCCATTCTTTGCAACGCTACTTTGGTTaacttattataaattttcttcctttcttttgagtttagttttaatGGTctgaattttcattttaattttgttttaatgttttaagttttatttcaattttgttcggctaaaagtttctaaattcaCACAGTTCCCctattttgtaagaaaaatatgattaaaacATACTCTCTTTTAACTTGTGTAATatgattcttttaatatataaactatttagggttatttttaaatatagtaaaataaacaaaagtatttacaaaatatcacaacctATCAACGATGAACTATGATGAACTGGGATagtatatgatattttgttatatttttaaataataactttttgtcatttaaaatgattttccaGCTATTCATCTTATTTCACATTATACTGTAAAAGAAACTGCATTAACAAACTATCTGTGTTATGTAAGTTTTAAGTTGGAACTGTGGTTAAAACCTTCCAAAACACTTTGACAAACTGATATTTTTGGTCAAACCTGAAGCTTTTTGTGTTGTACATTACTACATAAATGtcttgaattgaattgaaaaagtaaTTGAACAGGTAGATTTTCCTGAAATATTATATTCCTCAAAATTCAtccattttcattcattttactAATATATGAATTCTGATACAGACAACTAACACTATGAGCAACATTGAAAAACACAAGTTCATTACCTCCCTTAAGGTATTTCACAAGGAATACAATGCGTTTGGAATCTAGACACGATATATGCAATTCCAAGGCTCGTCTTTAACAATTTCTCTACCCTTTGATTCATTCACTCTATAAAGTTCCTGTTTCTAACAATAGTTTTTGTCTTCAAACATAGGTCTAATAAATCAactattcatatatttaaagtcGTCCAATTTTTGGACCTCCTCAAGCCATGTCCAGCTCTACGCTCAAGTCATCAAATGcaaaggttttaattaatctCTCTAATTTTCCTTCCATCACCCTCTTCTTGCATTTGGATTTTGGACTAGGTTCATTTGAGTTTTCGGAtccttttaaatttcattgaaCAAGTTCATTATGTGGGTGATGTACTTGTACTGCTGTGCTTGTGATGTTTTTCTCtttggtttttatttggttgttgagttttttcttctttaaagaatTTGTCTCTGCGTCGGTGTTTTAGACTTTTGGCTTGGTATAGCGACAGTTATGCTATAATTGGGAAGGTGCTCATGAGTTCGTCTTTTGGAGATAAATGACATTTTCGTGGGGAGCTTGGCTCAAGTTGGAACAATAGGGTTTTTTTGAAGAGGGAGGGGGGGTGAGGTTTAAGACATGTTATGTTGCCAAGTAATTTGTTGTTAATAGTGCTTCTGtatgttctttcttttaatagaTTAATAATGAGTTTAGAACTTGAATTATATCTTTGATATTCCTCACAACTCTGAAAATGGAGTTCCCTCGTTTTATTAAATAGAGTAATCTGATGAGGAAACAAGGCAAAAGAAATTCTTCGTTTATGTTATATGTTGCCGTAGGTGCATTCCGAGCTTCAAGTTCAAGGACACCCATACTTAAACTTCACTACATTGACATACAATTAAGATTAACACTGCCTTGAATTTGACCAAAAACTTGTCAACCTTTTAACTATTGAATTAACTCCAACAGAAGGACAAAGAAGTTTGTCAACGTGATCCaccaattttcttaaaatgtaTGCATCTTcaatacaatttaaatttttactttgaaactaTGAGAGCTATCCAAAACAAAACACCAACCAATAGTAAATACAAAGAAGAACCAATGTGTTCGtacaatatcaaaatttacattGCAACTATGACAACTATCCAAAAAAATCCTCACAACCACGTCTTCTGATAATTACtagaacaaacaaaacaccaaacaataataaatacaaagaagAATCAATTTATCCATATAGTATCAAGTATAACGTTGACTGAGACCTTCTTCTATACacacttattttttaataataaacaaaccaagaaaaatcaaataatactGACGCATTAACTCTGACCTGCTGCATGTCCAACGGTAAGGGTTATATGACATTTGTGTGAAATGTGAAATATTCAGTGATTATTCATTGCATACCATCACTTAACTTTAATGTCATCCCTTGCTTCGGAGGAAAGGGTTTTTGAGCTTGGTGACTTGCCAATGATAGCTTTCTTTGCCTTCACCAGCGACTGTTTTACTTTCGATAAAATATTGTGTGAATGCTTATGACTAGGCTTCGATGGAACTTCTTTCTTGTCATTAACTTTCGGAACTTCAGCTTCTGCCctcacattttctttatcttttacttCCAACTCAAGCTCTTGGGGTTCTTTAGGTGTTTCATTTACCTGAACACTGGCAGTCTCAACCGGTGCTAGTTTCTCATCTGTAATACTCTCATCAACCTTGGTTTCTGCAATCAGATTAGCGACTTTACCAGCTTTTTGGTCATCAATTGACTTCCCTTCTACCACAACATCAGTTTCATAGTCTCTTGGAGCCACCTCTTCCCTTGGCAGCgttattttttgtatgttcTCATGTGTAGCTTCATCTGCCTTCTCAgtcttcattcctttttctttgttttcctctcccactttctccaTAGCGGGTGCTTCCTCTACTGATAATTGTGCAACGACATCAATGTTGCCTGATTCCTTCTTTTCATCCTCTTTCACATCATGAGGTGGAATGTCAGGTGCAACTAAATTTACACTAGGTTGACCCTTCTGATAAACTGAATCTTGTTTATCACTTTGTTCTTTGCATTGCTCCTCTTCTTTGTGGATTTGTCCTACTCCCAAAGGTGATGTACTATCATTCCCAATAGCCAATGGGTTTTGATCTTCCACATTTTCACCTTTCGCAATTTGCTCAGTTTCTACCTCCACATAATCATTCTGAACATGATTGGTTATCTCAGACAATTCTTCCTTGCCATCCCTCACTTCGGTAACTTTACAAGGTTctagtttttcaatttcttctgaACCCAATGTGGAACCACCCATCTCTTTTGCTCCCATTTCCTCAGATCCAATCACAGGAAAACCTTCAACTGGCCCTTCCATGTCCTTGGAAGGTACTAAGGACTCTCCAATATCTTTTGCTATAACTTCTGATTCTTTCACATGTGGAGCTTCATTTGGTTGCTCCTCATTCTTGGGAGGTTCAATGGATGCACTATTATCTTTTACCATGACTTCTAATTCTTTCACTGGTTGAACTTCATCGAGCAATTCACTCCCCTTGGGAATTTCTACAGATTCAACTATATTTTCTGCTATCACTTACTTTGATTCTTGTACTGACTGCACTTCAAATGTTTGTTCCTTGTCCTCAGAAAATTCTAATTCTTTCACTGGTTGAACTTCATTGAGCAATTCACTCCCCTTGGGAAGTTCTACAGATTCAACTATATTTTCTGCTATCACTTCCTTTGATTCTTGTACTGACTGTACTTCAACTGTTTGTTCCTTGTCCTCagaaaattcttttctttcggAAGTTTCTTTTTCCACTTCTAATCCTTTTGGTGGGTGAACTTCAATGGGCTGCCCATTTTCTGTTGGGGGTTCAgttgttatattaatttcttctGTGATAACTTCTACTCGTTGTTCCACTGTAAGAACCTCAATTGGATGCACTTCTTTCTTGGGAGGTTCAACAAATAAGTCTGGAACATAAGTTGTGTCTGGTTTCTCCCTGGATTCCTTGTCTACACCGACAAATTCTTTTATTGGTTGGTCCTCATCTGGTTTTTTACTCGATTCTGATACCAGTAACCCTTCATCTGCCTGCTCCTTGTTCTTAGGAGGGTCAAAGGGTGCAACCTCTTGTGCTATAACTTCCACTGATTCTTTCTCAGAAATAACTTCATTTGTTGTGTCTGGTTTCCCCCTTGATTCCTTGTCTACACCGTCAAATTCTTTTGTTGGATGGTCCTCATCTGGTCTTTTACCCGATTCTGACACCAGTAACCCTTCATCTGCCTGCTCCTTGTTCGTAGGAGGGTCAAAGGGTGCACAAACCTCTTGTGCTATAACTTCCACTAATTCTTTCTCAGAAATAACTTCATTTGGCTGCTCCTTGTTTTTGAGAGGCTCAATAGATGCACTTGTCTCT
This genomic interval carries:
- the LOC105436184 gene encoding uncharacterized protein LOC105436184, translating into MVKDNSASIEPPKNEEQPNEAPHVKESEVIAKDIGESLVPSKDMEGPVEGFPVIGSEEMGAKEMGGSTLGSEEIEKLEPCKVTEVRDGKEELSEITNHVQNDYVEVETEQIAKGENVEDQNPLAIGNDSTSPLGVGQIHKEEEQCKEQSDKQDSVYQKGQPSVNLVAPDIPPHDVKEDEKKESGNIDVVAQLSVEEAPAMEKVGEENKEKGMKTEKADEATHENIQKITLPREEVAPRDYETDVVVEGKSIDDQKAGKVANLIAETKVDESITDEKLAPVETASVQVNETPKEPQELELEVKDKENVRAEAEVPKVNDKKEVPSKPSHKHSHNILSKVKQSLVKAKKAIIGKSPSSKTLSSEARDDIKVK